One genomic window of Solanum stenotomum isolate F172 chromosome 9, ASM1918654v1, whole genome shotgun sequence includes the following:
- the LOC125877233 gene encoding DNA repair protein RAD16-like has translation MEILLMSLKAGGVALNLTVASHVFIMDPWWNPAVEQQAQDRIHRIGQYKPVKVVRFMMENTIEENIIELQEKKKLLFEGTVGGSSEALGKLTEGDLKILFHCRF, from the exons Atggag ATACTGCTTATGAGTTTAAAAGCTGGAGGTGTTGCTCTCAATCTTACAGTTGCATCACAT GTTTTCATAATGGATCCTTGGTGGAATCCTGCGGTGGAGCAGCAAGCCCAAGATAGAATCCATCGAATAGGGCAATATAAACCAGTCAA GGTTGTGAGATTTATGATGGAGAATACAATTGAAGAGAACATCATAGAGTTacaagagaagaagaaattacTTTTTGAAGG GACAGTCGGTGGTTCTTCAGAGGCCTTAGGAAAACTAACAGAGGGGGACTTGAAAATCCTGTTTCATTGTCGCTTTTGA